A window from Pleuronectes platessa chromosome 6, fPlePla1.1, whole genome shotgun sequence encodes these proteins:
- the LOC128442268 gene encoding keratin, type I cytoskeletal 18, with product MEHQIKRKTGHSFEGHPTQRMYAHSVIGGAGGRGTSISTATYGTRVGSFGSGYDHNPLIYKFSAADLAVASEKTTMQHLNDRLAIYLEKVRNLEKANSKLEIKIREANEKRGILSGKDYSKHKPIIEDLRAKILQKIKENSHLAISLDNARMATDDFRTKMEYELSMRLIVEADIARLRKILDDTNITRLHLESEIESLREDKIHMEKNHATDVAELLTQKNQFAVNVDVDAPKGQDLARVMEEMRAKYESIALKNQEEAKMWHESQMTEIKVQVTENTAALKDATTTLTSVRRKYQTLEIELQSAVNTKATMEATLHDVNLRNNIEMEKYNKVTLMLKEELTKIHTNIHSEKSDYENLLDIKVKLEAEIAEYRRLLEGGPPLRLEDAVDLKKIKTQVVTITQTLVDGKVVSEDTNVESSESTVR from the exons ATGGAGCACCAGATTAAACGCAAGACTGGTCACAGTTTTGAAGGCCATCCAACACAACGCATGTATGCCCACAGTGTCATCGGAGGTGCGGGCGGCCGTGGGACCAGTATCTCCACCGCCACTTATGGCACGCGAGTTGGCAGCTTCGGCTCTGGGTATGACCACAACCCCTTGATCTATAAGTTCAGTGCTGCAGACCTGGCCGTCGCAAGTGAGAAGACAACTATGCAGCACCTGAACGACCGGCTGGCCATCTACCTGGAGAAAGTCAGAAATCTGGAAAAGGCCAACAGCAAGCTGGAGATCAAAATCAGGGAAGCCAATGAAAAAAGAGGCATTTTGAGTGGGAAGGACTACAGCAAACACAAACCCATCATTGAAGATCTGAGAGCCAAG atATTACAAAAGATCAAGGAGAACTCACATCTCGCCATCTCCCTTGACAATGCACGCATGGCCACAGACGACTTCAGAACCAA GATGGAGTATGAGCTCTCCATGCGTCTAATAGTGGAGGCTGATATTGCCAGACTGAGGAAGATTCTGGACGACACCAACATCACCCGTCTGCACCTGGAGAGCGAGATCGAGTCTCTGAGAGAAGATAAGATTCACATGGAGAAGAATCATGCGACT GATGTCGCTGAATTGCTTACCCAGAAAAACCAATTTGCCGTCAATGTCGATGTTGACGCTCCTAAAGGACAAGACCTGGCCAGAGTCATGGAGGAGATGAGGGCTAAGTACGAGAGTATAGCACTGAAGAACCAAGAGGAGGCCAAAATGTGGCATGAATCTCAG ATGACGGAGATAAAGGTCCAAGTGactgagaacacagcagctctgaAGGACGCTACGACTACACTGACTTCTGTCAGGAGGAAATATCAGACACTGGAAATTGAATTGCAGTCTGCGGTTAATACG AAAGCAACAATGGAGGCCACTCTCCATGACGTTAACCTTCGTAACAACATTGAGATGGAGAAGTACAACAAAGTCACCCTGATGCTGAAGGAGGAGCTGACTAAGATccacacaaacatccacagtGAAAAAAGTGATTATGAAAACCTGCTCGACATTAAGGTGAAACTGGAGGCTGAGATTGCCGAGTACAGAAGGTTGCTGGAAGGCGGGCCGCCCTTAAG actGGAGGATGCAGTGGACCTGAAGAAGATCAAGACCCAAGTGGTGACAATCACTCAGACCCTGGTTGATGGCAAAGTGGTGTCAGAGGACACAAACGTGGAATCTTCTGAGTCAACTGTCAGATAA